CCCGGAGTACCGCTACGCCCTGGTGGGAGAGCCCAGCCGCCAGAACCTGTGGCTGCTCTGCCGCACCCCTCACCTGGAGCGCCCCATTCGCGACCGGCTCGTGGGCCTGGCTCATTCGCTGGGTTTTCCGACGGAAAAGCTGATTTTTACGCCTCAGCCTATGGCTGACAAACCGTAACCGCCCTCATTCTTCGCCTTATGGCCCTTACTCCCGGCACCCCCGCCCCCGATTTCGAAGCCCTTGACCAGGATGGCAACCTCATTCGCCTCCAGGACTTACGCGGCAAAAAAGTAGCCCTCTACTTCTATCCCAAAGACGACACGCCCGGCTGCACGGCCCAGGCCTGCAACCTGCGCGACCACCAAGAAGAGCTGACCGCCAAAAACGTCCAGGTTATCGGCGTGAGCGTCGACAGCGCCAAGTCGCACCAAAAGTTCGTCATGAAGTACGAGCTGCCCTTCCCCCTGCTGGTCGACACCGACAAGAAAATCGTGGAAGCCTACGGGGTATGGCAGGAAAAATCGATGTACGGCCGCAAGTACATGGGCACCATGCGTCACACCTTCCTGATCAATGAAGAAGGCATCATCGAAAAGGTCATCGAGAAAGTTGACACCAAGAACCACGCCGCCCAGCTGATTTAATGTGCTCCTGTGCGAATGTGGGGAATGTGCCAATGCTCATGCCTTTGCGAGCAGAGCGAAGCCAGCCGTCCTCTGCTAGTAACTGGCACCCTTTTACCAGCAAGCCCTTTCTCGTTGTTACGGGAAAGGGCTTTTCACTTCAGAGCTCTTAGCTCATTTCAGAGGACGAATTGCTGCAGCTCAGGCCTCGCAAGGACACGAGTTCGGTATTAGCAGTTCAGCACATTCCCCTCACATTCGCACAGGAGCACATTAGGAATTAGCCCATTAATAACACCTATCAGTATCGGTTGCGGTAAGAAGCCTTGCTTTTTGGGCTGGGTGCCTTCGCCAAGACCGTTACCTTTGCCAGTGTAAACCCTCCTACTCCTATTATGTCCCAGGAAAATACCCTGACCTCCCCCACCCAGCAGAAAAGCGTGGCAGAGCTCAAGCAGATTGCGGCCCAGGTGCGCCGCGACATCGTGCGCATGGTACACGCCGTCAATTCGGGTCACCCCGGCGGCTCGCTCGGCTGCACCGACTTGCTGGTGGCCTTGTACTTCCGCATTATGAAGCACGACCCGAGCTTCAACATGAAAGGCGAAGGCGAAGACCTGTTTTTCCTGTCGAACGGCCACATTTCGCCCGTGTTCTACTCGGTGCTGGCTCGTTCGGGCTACTTCCCGGTGAGTGAGCTGGCTACCTTCCGTAAGCTCAACTCGCGCTTGCAGGGCCACCCCGCCACCCACGAGCACCTGCCCGGCATCCGCATTGCCTCGGGCTCCTTGGGCCAGGGCATGAGCGTAGCCATCGGCGCGGCTCAGGCCAAAAAACTCAACGGCGACAACCGCCTCGTGTACGTGCTGATGGGCGACGGCGAGCTGGAAGAAGGCCAGGTGTGGGAAGCGGCCATGTATGCCCCCCACCACAAAGTCGACAACCTGATTGCCATCGTGGACCGCAACGGCCAGCAGATTGACGGCTCGACGGAAGAAATTATGGATTTGGGCAACCTGCGCGCTAAGTTCGAAGCCTTCGGCTGGCGCGTGCTCGAAACCAACGGCAACGACCTGGAAAAGCTCATTCCAACGTTGGAAGAAGCCGGTAAGCTCAGCGGCCAGGGCCAGCCCACGATGATCCTGATGGATACCCAGATGGGCTACGGCGTCGACTACATGATGGGCACCCACAAGTGGCACGGCACGGCTCCCAATGACGAGCAACTCGAAAAAGCCCTGCAGCAGTTGCTGGTAGAAGAAGCCGGCGACTACTAAATCACTGCTTCGCCAGCCGCGGCGGCTTAGCGGTTCAGACCAAGGAATGAGAGGGTAAACCCAACCGTATGCGCCACCTGGGCATTTTGCGCTGGATTGTAGTCGTGAGTGGCCTGCTGCTCACGACTACCGTCCTGCGTGCCCAGAACGTGCCCCCAGACAAGCCCAAGGTGACGCGCATTCTGTTTGTGCTCGACGCCTCGGGCTCGATGATGGCGCCCTGGGAGGGAAAACCCCGCTGGGACGTGGCCCGCAACCTTCTTTCGAAGATGGTGGACTCGCTCAACGCCTACCCCAATCTGGAACTGGCCTTGCGGGCCTACGGGCATCAGCACCCCAACTTGGAAAACAACTGCGAGGACTCAAAGCTGGAAGTGGCCTTTGCGCCCAAAAACGCCAAGGCCATCAAAGCCCGCCTCGCCACGCTGAAAGCCCAGGGCAACACCCCGATTACCTACTCCATCCTGCAGTCGGCCAATGACTTTCCGACGGACCGCAGCTCCCGCAACGTGCTGATCCTGATAACCGACGGACTGGAATCGTGCAAGGGCGACCCGTGCGCTACCTCGGTGGCGTTGCAGCGCAAGCACGTGTTTCTGCGCCCGTTTATTATCGGGCTTGGGGCCGAGCGGGACTTTGGCAAACAGCTCGAATGCCTGGGCCAGTACTACAACGCGGCCGACGTGAAGACCTTCCGCACCATCCTCGACAACGTCATTTCCCAGACGCTAACCAAAACCACGGTGAGCGTGAATCTGACCGACGAGGCCGGCAAGCCCGTGGAAAGCAACGTGAACATGACCTTCGTGAACAACGTCACGGAAACGCCGGAGTACAACTACGTGCACTACCGCGACGCGCAGGGCAAGCCCGACGTGCTCGACATCGACGCGCTGCAGAGCTACGACTTGGTCATCAACACGGTGCCCCCGGTACGGCAGCAAAACCTGCCCATTCGGCCCGGCAAGGCTAACGTGCTGACCTACAAAACGCCCCAGGGAGTCTTGGCTTTGCAGTCGCCGAGCATTTCGCCGAACCCCTACGGCAAGGTGCAGGCGGTGGTGCGGGCCCAGGGCAGCGCGGCCACGGTAGTTGGGTTGAACTTCGGCGCCAAGCAAAAGCTGCTGGCCGGCAACTACGAAGTGGAGCTGCTGACGCTGCCCCGCATCGTGCGCCGCATCACCGTCAAGCAGGGCCAGGAAACGACGGTAACCTACGACGCGCCCGGCACGCTCAACATCGTGACGGACCTGAAAGGCTACGGCAGCATCTACCGGCTCAACAACGACGAGTCGCAGACCTGGGTGTACAATTTGCCCGAAGGCAGCAGCAAAGTCAATTTGCCCATGCAGCCGGGTGCCTACCGCCTGGTGTTTCGCACGGCCACGGCTACCGGCAGCAAGTTTACCGACGTGCGCAATTTCACCATCCGCTCGGGTCAAACCAGCTCGGTGAGCATGTTCAATAAGTAAGATAGAACTCAAAAACTTCCCATACCAAGCATGAAAGATTTCCCCTACACCGAATCAAAAGACACCCGTTCCGGCTTTGGCGTGGGTTTGCACGAGCTGGGTAAAAGCAACCCCAACGTGGTAGCCCTCACGGCCGACCTGACCGGCTCGCTCAAGATGGATGCCTTCAAGAAGGACTTCCCCGAGCGGTTTTTCCAGGTGGGCATTGCCGAAGCCAACATGATGGGCATTGCGGCCGGCCTCACCATCGGTGGCAAGATTCCCTTCACCGGCACGTTTGCCAACTTCAGCACCGGCCGCGTCTACGACCAGATCCGCCAGAGCATTGCCTACTCGGATAAGAACGTGAAGATCTGCGCTTCGCACGCCGGCGTAACGCTGGGCGAAGACGGGGCTACCCACCAGATTCTGGAAGACCTGGGCATGATGAAAATGCTGCCCCACATGACGGTTATCAACCCCTGCGACTTCAACCAGACCAAGGCCGCTACTATTGCCATTGCCGAGCACGAAGGCCCCGTGTACCTGCGCTTCGGCCGCCCCGTGGTGCCCAACTTCACCCCCGCCGACCAGAAGTTCGAAATCGGTAAGGCGGTGATGCTGAACGAAGGCGCTGACGTGAGCATCTTCGCCACCGGCCACCTGGTGTGGAAAGCCATCCTGGCCGGCCACCTGCTGGCTGAGAAAGGCATCGACGCCGAAATCATCAACATTCACACCATCAAGCCCCTCGACGCCCAGGCCATCCTGGAGTCGGTGCGCAAGACGCGCTGCGCCGTCTCGGCCGAGGAGCACCAGATGAACGGCGGCCTCGGCGACAGCATCGCCCAGCTGCTGAGCCGCGAGGAGCCCCTGCCCCTGGAAATGGTAGCCGTCAACGACTCCTTCGGCGAGTCGGGTACCCCCGACCAGCTCATGGAGAAATACGGCCTGATGGAAAACGACATCGTAGCCGCCGTGGAGCGCGTACTGGCCCGCAAGGCGAAGTAGGGTCTAGAACGCCAGAACGGCTTATTTTAAGCAGGCAATTTCCGCCTAACCATATACACTAACGGCCCCGGCTGCATCGCGCAACCGGGGCCGTTTTGCGTGGGAGAAGGCTGATTCCCGCAGAATTCCGCTTCGTTCTTGACTCAGGCCCTTACTTTGTTGCTAACCACTCGCCGGGCCGATTCATTGAGTAAAGGAAGCTTTGCCGCCAGGAAGTTTTCGATGCTGGCCTGGCTGTTCACGTCACCTCTGGCGTAGGCGTCGGGAAAATTGACGCGAATAGTTTCGAGGTGCTGTTTGATGACTTGTGCGGCGCGGGCTTCCCGGCTGATGTTGAGCATGGCTCCCGGCACCTCCTTGTCGATCAAATCGCCTTGGTCGGTATACTCACGGGTGGAACTCAGCGCCTCAGCGTCCTCCTGGTCATAGCCCTGGGCGGTCCGGCCCTGGCCTAGCGCGAAAGCCCAGACCACCCCAGGGTCCAGCAGTTCGTACACGGCATCGCGCACCACCACTGGCTCATGAGCATCGGGCGTTTCGACGATGCCTATTGCGGTAGCTTCGGCATGGCCGCCGGGGCCTGCACCGGGGATATCGGCGGCAGAAAGCGGGATAAAATTCCGGAAGCGCAGGTAGGCGCGGATATAGGTCTGTACGCTGTTGATGGTCGCGGCGGCATCGGCGGCTTCTTTGGCCTGGTCGACGGCGCCCATGGCATCCCGCCACTGGGGAAGGCGGGTCGGTGGCAGCAGGTACGCTTTGCTGGTGCCCGGCAGCCGGTAAGCGGCATCATAGAGGGTATTGAGGGCCGTGACGGCAGCGGTCAGGGTCTTACCGACGACGGCCTTGCGGACCCCGCTGACAAAAACGACCCAGGCCGTGGCGTGCTTCTTGTCGGCGGTACCGAAAAGCCCGTCGGGCCGGTCCTGCGTATTGATAAGCGCGCGCCCAATGGTGCCATTATCATTCA
Above is a genomic segment from Hymenobacter cellulosivorans containing:
- the bcp gene encoding thioredoxin-dependent thiol peroxidase codes for the protein MALTPGTPAPDFEALDQDGNLIRLQDLRGKKVALYFYPKDDTPGCTAQACNLRDHQEELTAKNVQVIGVSVDSAKSHQKFVMKYELPFPLLVDTDKKIVEAYGVWQEKSMYGRKYMGTMRHTFLINEEGIIEKVIEKVDTKNHAAQLI
- a CDS encoding transketolase, which gives rise to MSQENTLTSPTQQKSVAELKQIAAQVRRDIVRMVHAVNSGHPGGSLGCTDLLVALYFRIMKHDPSFNMKGEGEDLFFLSNGHISPVFYSVLARSGYFPVSELATFRKLNSRLQGHPATHEHLPGIRIASGSLGQGMSVAIGAAQAKKLNGDNRLVYVLMGDGELEEGQVWEAAMYAPHHKVDNLIAIVDRNGQQIDGSTEEIMDLGNLRAKFEAFGWRVLETNGNDLEKLIPTLEEAGKLSGQGQPTMILMDTQMGYGVDYMMGTHKWHGTAPNDEQLEKALQQLLVEEAGDY
- a CDS encoding vWA domain-containing protein; the encoded protein is MRHLGILRWIVVVSGLLLTTTVLRAQNVPPDKPKVTRILFVLDASGSMMAPWEGKPRWDVARNLLSKMVDSLNAYPNLELALRAYGHQHPNLENNCEDSKLEVAFAPKNAKAIKARLATLKAQGNTPITYSILQSANDFPTDRSSRNVLILITDGLESCKGDPCATSVALQRKHVFLRPFIIGLGAERDFGKQLECLGQYYNAADVKTFRTILDNVISQTLTKTTVSVNLTDEAGKPVESNVNMTFVNNVTETPEYNYVHYRDAQGKPDVLDIDALQSYDLVINTVPPVRQQNLPIRPGKANVLTYKTPQGVLALQSPSISPNPYGKVQAVVRAQGSAATVVGLNFGAKQKLLAGNYEVELLTLPRIVRRITVKQGQETTVTYDAPGTLNIVTDLKGYGSIYRLNNDESQTWVYNLPEGSSKVNLPMQPGAYRLVFRTATATGSKFTDVRNFTIRSGQTSSVSMFNK
- a CDS encoding transketolase family protein produces the protein MKDFPYTESKDTRSGFGVGLHELGKSNPNVVALTADLTGSLKMDAFKKDFPERFFQVGIAEANMMGIAAGLTIGGKIPFTGTFANFSTGRVYDQIRQSIAYSDKNVKICASHAGVTLGEDGATHQILEDLGMMKMLPHMTVINPCDFNQTKAATIAIAEHEGPVYLRFGRPVVPNFTPADQKFEIGKAVMLNEGADVSIFATGHLVWKAILAGHLLAEKGIDAEIINIHTIKPLDAQAILESVRKTRCAVSAEEHQMNGGLGDSIAQLLSREEPLPLEMVAVNDSFGESGTPDQLMEKYGLMENDIVAAVERVLARKAK